The genomic DNA GACAACAAactgaagatgaagaagagtATAAATGAAGCAATTTGTTACTTGATTTAAATTGATGTTAAAGAATTAATTTAGGGCCTCATATTGCGCTCATGAACTGCTGGAATCCGTAGGCATGCTTTAGAAGAAGGCTGGTAATGACAACAATTAGCCAGCAGAGGGCAGTCGCTTCCATTAAACGCAGACGTGAGATGACGAGATTTGTCTCAGTTGCACTCACTGCACTTTCACACCGACTTGAGGCTCTGATATTTAAACACAGTCAGTGAGTGGTTCATTAGTCCCATcattaaatgttgctgaacttaTTTCATACAGGGCTTGTGCACATTTTGGCCAATGTTTTCCTTGACTGCTCCATGACTCATGCCCAACCCTTCATAAATTGTATGTAGTagacagtactgtgcaaaagtctccaaccaccttttgtttctttctattTAGGCAGGAAAATGGAAAGTTTATGCAATTTGCAAGTATAAATGGAAAGGCAACGACAGAATTCTAACAAGGGTTAAAATCGATATTTGTTAtgatcacctttattcttcgacacaggcagctttcttgtaattaatttaagtagtcttcaggaatagttctccaggcttcttgaaggacattcaaagctcttctttggatattggctgccttttgttttgttctgtcaaGATGTTCCtgcactgcttcaataatgttgaggccaatccatgactgatagcgtttcattgtttgtttttctgtacaGGTTTGCTTTTCCTGCAATggtagtgtgtttgggatcattgtcggGCTGAAAAATGATGCTGTAGCAATCAGACACTTtctgaaatgcatttttctacATGTGTAATTTGCCATaactcagccttttctccatTTCCCTTCATTAAGAacggcttcttgacagccatccctccactgagaccatttctgatcaGGTCCAGGTCAGCTCTCTGCTGTTTATTAAGGGCAGAGTTTCAAAAACTGTTCATCAATAGTTTTTTTAGGCCTGACACTTGTCAGTTTCATACAAATCTTTAAAagcacactgcacaccatgcagaGATATGCTGTGATTTTTGGCTAATAGTTCTTTGAGAATCACCTTGTACCCCCCAAAaccttttttatgcttgttaAACTGTGTTATTGTTGGCATTTTCTTAGAGATAAGGAAATGGGAACaaactgaaaatggtcagggacaaggactggactgaaaacgTTCAAAGACTTTgagaaagcctggagaattaTTTCTCAAGAAAAGGTTAAAAGAGAGTCTGGctgcttggaagcaaaatataaagaactgaGGGACAGCTCGAGACTCTTGCACAGTACCTTATATGTGTCAAACTATATTTAGGTACATAAGTTTTAGATAAAGTCTAAATGCAATTTAAATTATATTACatgctatttttatttaaagctcTACATGTCTTTCAAATCTTTACGTCAATATGTACTGTAATTTTTCAAACGCTGCCTCTCAGGTCTTGTACTCCAACCTATTAACTTATTGACTTTGGAAAAATGCAATGACTGTCTAAAATCAAGCCTACCAATTGTATCTTTTTGTAAAtaagtgattttattttgttgtccaTAAAAAGGTCAAGATTCAGTCCCATGAATTAATTTCATTACATCATATTCTCAGTTcaaaaaaagcaacataaaattACAAATCATAATACAAAGAATAGAATAGGTAAGTACAGTAACCATATAAACAGTCCACTAATATTATCTAGCCCCACCCACCCGCCCGCCACTGCCCCACTCTAGCACAAAACTCAACAACACATCAGTTAGTATCAGCgataaaaaaattcaaatgtcccattttcttttttcatttttaaaaagcgcTTCAATGTTTCAATGCCGTGAGTTCAGCTTTGCCCTCCCGCAGACTACACGATAGATAATGAACCACCCCCTCATTTGCTCCGCAAAACACAACAGACATGcatacagtttctttttttccccactgttaCCCCCGCCCCACCCCACCCGCGAACCCCCaccacatcaataaacattCAAGGCCAGAGGATACAATGTACATCAACTATAGTGGTGCATCAATAAAACGGTAGGTTTCCACACAGTTTCTTTGACCCCATGAGTGAGATGTGGATACAGAGGATTCCCTGATAACCCGACCTGTCAACGAAAAACTCAAAGACACTGTTTACTTCTagagagagaggaaataaaTAACTCTCATATTCATCCGACAGCTCAGATCCCTGGTTCGAGAAGGTAGCAGTTTTCTGTTATTCAaaaatcagacagaaaaaaaaaaaaaaaaaacacaagatgaAACCGGGAAAATTCCCCAGATTAAAAACGATTAACAGGAAGTTGAGTGGTGTTCAGTAATTCTGCTCCGCTGCTTACCAAGCCCCACTGGTACTCCCAAAATGAAGTAATCAGATCAGTGCTAGTTCAGTAAATGTTCCCTTTGACAAAACGCAGCTGCTATCACTGACACCGGCGGGTCTGCTGTGCAGTAAGCACCTTCTCATGCTTTTTTTCAGGGCCTGTTAGTCCAAACAGGACTCTTGTATCTTTGATGCTGGCCTTTAGAACACACTCTATAGTAATGAAGAAGACACAGAAACTTACATTTTATACCCTTATTACACTTTGGATACTTTGTACAATAGTGCTGAACTTAAGACCTGCTTTCGTCATGCTTGATCTGatatatataaatgtgtaaatataCTGTATGagacagtatgtgtgtgtgcgggtgtgtgtatgtgtgtgatgaTGTGCaaaggtgtgtgtatgtgtgtgtgtgtgtctgtgtgtgtggtggaaCCTGCACCACACCAACAGTGAGAGGCTCAAATATGGCTTGTGTCACACATGAAGCGTGCTGCCACCCATAAAAGAGCTCCTGTACATTTAGGGCCACGGAGGTTAAACCAGAGCTTTAAAGACATGATCTCCCTTCACGGCAACCTGATCCGAATCGCACTGTTAGCCTTTACCATTAACACGCGTGGTTCTGAAACAACCCATGGCCCAttctaaaacaaacacattacaATCATGacaagaaataaaacaacaacaaaaacacgctacaaaaaaaaaaaaaatgtgcggAGGCTGACTAACCCCGGTGATGAGTGCTACGGTAACAAGACATCGAAATCAACTTGTGCTGTAAGACTACAAATTCTCAGTACACTTCTAATGAAGCACGGTAATTCAGAATAAAATGAACATAACATCTTATGGGTTAGGGGGAAATGAGCAGCTATTTTGTCTCCTTATTCCTTTAGAGCCTCTGAATCCAACCAAAGCATCAATCTCCACAATTCACCAGAAGAAACTACAATTATTCACAACCTTCTCAACAGCTGCACTCCAGGCTTAAAATGTACAATCTGACATCTGCTAAATGTGCatatttgcttctttttttgtcgttgttgttgCTGGAAGTCACATGAGATGAATGACACacctgtgtatatatatgtgaaGCGACAACCAGCAATTTCCAGCTTACAAGTAAGACTGGAAAAGTGGAGGGGAAGCCAGCCTGGCTCTAAGCAAAGGTGACAAAATCCACTCAGCAGCCACTATAAACCTTACTATATAACCCTTTGTATGTGACATGCAGTTGTTTTATGGGGTGTTACAGGCTGGACAACTTCTTTTCTGGGTGCAGTCACCTTCTGGAACAATTGTATGTGTGTCCCAAATTGCCAAACCTTTCCTTAAATCTTGCCAAACCCATGCACTTCAACCTCTTAACGTCATTCATTAGTACCTGATGGGCAACAGATTTCTGTTAAGAGCCAATCAAATCAATGTGATGTGAGAAATACTGAGTAGACCTGCTTTTCTATAGCAGTACTGTTAATGTGCCTTCTGACAGGCTTATTTCCATTTCAACCACTTATTAATTCCTggtatgaaaaatgtcaaactatacatgaaaaaaaaagaaattaaaatagtTCCCTGTGGCATGTAGCTGCAATTCTGCAGACAGTCAAACGTAACAGCCGGGAAATAACAGGGAGGCTCGCCATTCTTTGATCTTTTtggagacaaaataaaaaaagaaatgtatgaGACACCTAACAGCCATAACACTGTGACAGTACTCCAGGCTTGTCCCTTGCATTTCCACCATAACTGATACCAAAGGACAGGAGATGGACCcccaaaaccacacaaaaaaggaGGAGGGTAGTGTTTGCTGGACAACAACTTGGTAAATGCCCTGGCAGTCAGATGGATGTTCATTAACAGTAAACAAGGAGTGGAGGAGGAAGGGTGCACGTGCTTGACCAGTGTTTGTCCACTGGAGAGAGAACTGGTCAAGCTGTGGAGGTATTCTTCATacatacagacacagaaaacaaaacaaacaaaaaaaacaccaataTCTGATAAATCTCCGTAAGCCTCCTCCACTCTCAGATGTCCAAGTCATCAGGATGTCCTTCATTTCTATCAGCGCTCACCCACACACAAACGTGTGAACACATTATTCAGGTGTCACAGGTCCATGGAGGTACGAATATACAAGCAACACTCACAGTGTTAGCACACACATTCACCACCAGACACTTCACCATTACATCTGTATGCCTTTTTTTGCGACAACGCACACTGTGAACCAGGTGAAGACATTTTAAAGCTGCAAATCAAACTCTTCCCTCATTAAAAACTGCATCTGTGAGGTTGTTTCTTTATCTACTGTAGTGTTTTTCAAAGGATAGAGTGTCATCTACCCTTATTAAAAATGTTCTAACctttaaaacaggaaacagaacatagtttgtgtttgtgtttaaccTGAAGGTGTGCTGCTTCAAGACACACAGATGTGACCAAAAATCACACATCCCCTTTAGAGCCCCCCCCTCCCTTCACCCATATTTTTATGCAAACATGCCTATATCCACCCACCCCCCCACGCACACACGTattcacaaatacacacacatacacacagtctcattcatacaaacacagagaggCTGTGTGTTTCTCAGGCATGCTGTGCAGCCAGGTCCTGGTTAATAAAGCGTCGTAGCCTCTCCAGGTACTGACTGTAAAGCTCAATGTCGTTGTGGCCCGCTCCCTCCACCCAGAGCGGCTCCACGGCCTTGGGACAGCGCTCGAACAGAGCCAGGCCGTGGGAGAAGTCGATCACCTCGTCCTCTGTACCGTGAATGATAAGCACTGGAGATGGGATCTTTGACACCTTCTCGATGCTGGAAAAATATTTAAGGAAATGCAGAGAACTGAATCAATTTCTCTACCCATTCTGTCCCATTGTAATGCATTTGTCTCAGCACGTCTTATGGTATGCAGATTGATTTTACAtctaatctctttttttttttgaggatcTGCATTTGAAACCGGTGGTTCTAtaagatttttaatttcttctgtAACAAAGAACAGCATGTGGTCATTCTGAAGGTTTCACTGCAATCTATCTAAATGCTAATAATTTCAGCAACAATCGAAACATGGTTAAGCTCTGTATCATTCGATTTGGTTGTAAAACAGTACAATTTTCCAatctttcattaaaaaaaacatttacagagCAATGAGCAAGTACGAGGATTTAAAATGAAcattaacaaaataataaataaaaccccCTGTGCATCTGCTTTTTCCATGAAGCAGTCCTATCAAGTCTATGAAAATATCTTCAACAGACCACATCACACTGCTATACATCACCATTTAGAAATAAAGTATTAATATCCTGCAAGGGACTATATATAACAGTAGCTTTGTGGCTAATTCAGGCATATTTATATCGATATGTTCATTAACACATGCTCTCTACCTTTtaaatgaattgaatttaaaaaatgatgtcTCAAACTATCGCTCTATTGCAACAATCAACACTGTTAAGAAGTTAGAACATACAGATGGACTAATTCTGCTTCAGAAAAGAACTGAGACGCTAGTCATGTTTCCTTTTCACTTAATTAAACTGTAATAATTCACTTAATTCTAAATGACTTCCAAGTAATCAAATCGACAGTCTTCAGGTTTGCAGTCTTGGGAAGTGAACTTACTTTGGAAAAGCATCAAAGCAATATGTTTTCTTAGTGTCGGGGAAGGCAACCCTCATGCCGGAGGTGAGAGGAGAGTGGAGGACCACAGCAGCACACTCAAACCGCGATGCCAAATCGACTGTAGGCACCGTGCCGATGCTCTGTCCGTACAGGATGATATTCTCAGGGCTGATGCCGTACCTGAGACACAAAAATTCACGGCAACAAGTGACACAGGCTGTCCCCTAATCAGAGAGTTGGTGGTTTTATTCCCAGCTCCTCCACAAGACAAAACACTGACTACAAGTTTGTCCTGATGGCCGCACAGTCGCCATCATGTGTGAgagtgggtgaagaggaaccACATTACCTCAGGTTAACAAATGCTATACAAGTGCAAACACTGAACACAGAAATATGTTGAGCACAGTGTACAAGTGTGAAACTTCTCATGTCCAGATAAACGCTAATTTTCAGACTCGTGCTCTGAACAGTTTTCTTCCACCCCTGAATATTAAAGAGAGACCACGTTGTGCAAagttaaagcatttttttttaatgcttgcaCACATAAGCTTGAGTTACAGTAGTTAATCTGTTTACTGTTTGCTGTAATTGCTAGTTACACTCACAGTTTGCACAGTTGGCAGGGTGATTAGGCCAGCTGGCAGGATGGGGAAAGAACAGAAAATGATTCGcgtgaacaagaaaaaaataaataaaaacaaaagggaTTCATGCATGTAAAAAAGTTTGGGGGAAAACttgaaaagcacaaacataCGTGGCATAAGCCACAatgaaaaacactaaaataaaatgttgaaataaaccagaatcttgttttatttgttcagcGTCCTCTGCGGTGCCATCTGGAAATGTTAATTTTCTACCAACATTAGGCTCATTAACCATGATGGCAGCAGATAAACAAGTGGGACAAGTAAGAAAGAAGAATATTAGATGCACCACTTCACGTAGAGCACAGTATGTCATCCTACTGTTTGATTGCGAGCCACTGTTTAGCTGTGACTACACTGGCTGAACGACAGAGAGAAGCCACTGTGGTCAGCAGGGAAAAAGTTTTCATGAGCCAGCcaaatggttttttttgtttatttgggttttgttttttgttttgtttttttcaaaaagttACCAGTCAGTGATGTAAGTGGCCCTTAAAAACTTAAATGGCATTTCATGCTTGCTGCCCATTAGGTTTGGACCCACCAAGGACTGAATTTGGGCCTTCTTACCTTGAGCGCAGGGCGTGCCAGGCAGCATCAATGTCAGCATATAAGTTCTTCTCAGAAGGCTTGCCAGTGCTAACGCCGTAGCCTGAGTAATCATAAGAGAAGATGTTGCAGTTGATGCGGGTCCCTAATCCGATGTAGAAACTGCTCATCTGGCCCAGGTCTACTGCATTACCGTGggaaaacagaacagtgaaCCTGAGGGACAAAgcagaaaaattggaaaaaaggAAGTTAGGCAGCAAGTTGTGTGGCCCAGGGTTGGTGTGAAGTCCCACAAACAACTGCATTCtaaatacagacacacaaggTTGTGATCCACTTGTCCAAAAAATGTCTCATGGTTTCCAGGTGCTGCTGTGCCTCTCACCTGGCATTTGGGGCACAGCGAATGTACATGCATCCAACCCTGTTTCCTCGGCTAGATCTGGTCAGGAATACATCCGTCACGTCCAGCTCTCTCTGTGAATACTGGAACTCTGCTCTCTCTGTGAGATGCAGCTTCCACCTGCCCTCACTCCCAACACTGCTGCCACCGCCACTGCCACTGCTGctaccaccacctcctcctccaccaccaccaccacctccaacACCACCGCCGCCGCCTCCTCTGTCACCTCCGCTAGCAGTGCTGAGCCGAGAGCGCAGTCCAGGGGCTCCGAGAGAAGGGAGACCAGTCGCAGACGTGGACCCAGATGCCGCTGCAGCCCCAGAAACTGGATCTGGGTCAGGGAGAAGAGCATAGGTGGGCTCTGGGGGGAGGAAA from Pelmatolapia mariae isolate MD_Pm_ZW linkage group LG18, Pm_UMD_F_2, whole genome shotgun sequence includes the following:
- the LOC134616874 gene encoding alpha/beta hydrolase domain-containing protein 17A-like; its protein translation is MNGLSIRELCCLFCCPPCPSRIAAKLAFLPPEPTYALLPDPDPVSGAAAASGSTSATGLPSLGAPGLRSRLSTASGGDRGGGGGGVGGGGGGGGGGGGSSSGSGGGSSVGSEGRWKLHLTERAEFQYSQRELDVTDVFLTRSSRGNRVGCMYIRCAPNARFTVLFSHGNAVDLGQMSSFYIGLGTRINCNIFSYDYSGYGVSTGKPSEKNLYADIDAAWHALRSRYGISPENIILYGQSIGTVPTVDLASRFECAAVVLHSPLTSGMRVAFPDTKKTYCFDAFPNIEKVSKIPSPVLIIHGTEDEVIDFSHGLALFERCPKAVEPLWVEGAGHNDIELYSQYLERLRRFINQDLAAQHA